In Ailuropoda melanoleuca isolate Jingjing chromosome 7, ASM200744v2, whole genome shotgun sequence, one genomic interval encodes:
- the ZBTB6 gene encoding zinc finger and BTB domain-containing protein 6, with amino-acid sequence MAAESDVLHFQFEQQGDVVLQKMNLLRQQNLFCDVSIYINDTEFQGHKVILAACSTFMRDQFLLTQSKHVRITILQSAEVGRKLLLSCYTGALEVKRKELLKYLTAASYLQMVHIVEKCTEALSKYLEIDLSMKNNNQHTDLCQSSDPDVKNEEENSDKDCEIIEISEDSPINIDFHVKEEESNVLQSTVELASERKEMKSPELSSVDIGFKDNEICILHVESISTAGVENGQFSQPCTSSKASMYFSETQHSLINSTVESRVAEVPGNQDQSLFCENTEGSHGTVNEIQNLEDAYSLRHQCPRCPRGFLHVENYLRHLKMHKLFLCLQCGKTFTQKKNLNRHIRGHMGIRPFQCTVCLKTFTAKSTLQDHLNIHSGDRPYKCHCCDMDFKHKSALKKHLTSVHGRSSSEKLPRHDLKRQNLL; translated from the coding sequence ATGGCTGCTGAATCCGATGTTCTGCACTTCCAGTTTGAACAGCAAGGAGATGTAGTCTTGCAGAAAATGAATCTCTTGAGACAGCAGAATTTATTTTGCGATGTGTCAATTTATATCAATGACACTGAGTTCCAGGGGCACAAGGTGATTTTAGCTGCTTGCTCCACTTTCATGAGAGATCAGTTTTTACTTACGCAGTCAAAACATGTCAGAATCACCATCTTGCAGAGTGCAGAAGTTGGCAGAAAACTGTTGCTCTCTTGCTATACTGGAGCACTTGAAGTTAAAAGGAAAGAGCTTTTGAAATATTTGACTGCTGCTAGTTACCTGCAGATGGTTCACATTGTGGAAAAGTGCACAGAAGCTTTGTCAAAGTATCTGGAAATTGATCtttctatgaaaaataacaaTCAGCATACTGACCTGTGTCAATCCTCTGATCCAGATGttaagaatgaagaagaaaattcagaTAAAGACTGTGAGATTATTGAAATTTCAGAGGATAGTCCTATAAACATAGATTTTCAcgtaaaagaagaagaaagcaatgtTTTACAGTCTACGGTAGAGTTGGcatcagagagaaaggaaatgaagtcacCAGAGTTGTCTTCAGTAGATATTGGttttaaagataatgaaatttGTATCCTCCATGTGGAATCTATTAGTACTGCTGGTGTAGAAAATGGGCAGTTTTCACAGCCTTGTACCTCTTCAAAAGCAAGCATGTATTTCTCTGAAACACAGCATTCACTGATCAATTCTACAGTTGAGAGCAGAGTGGCAGAAGTTCCTGGGAATCAAGATCAGAGCTTATTTTGTGAGAATACTGAAGGAAGTCATGGTACAGTGAACGAGATTCAGAATCTGGAGGATGCTTATTCACTGAGACACCAGTGCCCCAGGTGTCCTCGAGGATTTCTTCACGTTGAAAACTATCTGCGCCACCTTAAGATGCATAAGTTGTTCTTGTGCTTGCAGTGCGGGAAAACATTTACgcagaagaaaaatctcaaccgTCATATTCGAGGGCACATGGGCATTAGGCCCTTTCAGTGTACTGTGTGCTTGAAGACATTTACTGCTAAAAGCACACTTCAGGACCACCTGAACATACATAGTGGAGATCGCCCATACAAATGCCACTGTTGTGACATGGATTTCAAGCACAAATCTGCCCTCAAAAAGCACTTAACTTCTGTCCATGGCAGAAGCAGTAGTGAAAAACTACCCAGGCATGATCTCAAAAGGCAAAATCTACTATAA
- the ZBTB26 gene encoding zinc finger and BTB domain-containing protein 26 isoform X2 has product MSERSDLLHFKFENYGDSMLQKMNKLREENKFCDVTVLIDDIEVQGHKIVFAAGSPFLRDQFLLNDSREVKISILQSSEVGRQLLLSCYSGVLEFPEMELVNYLTAASFLQMSHIVERCTQALWKFIKPKQPMDSKEGCEPQSASPQSKEQQGDASGSPKQDSPCIHPSEDSMDMEDSDIQIVKVESIGDVSEVRSKKDQNQFISSEPTALHSSEPQHSLINSTVENRVSEIEQNHLHNYALSYAGSDNIIMASKDVFGPNIRGVDKGLQWHHQCPKCTRVFRHLENYANHLKMHKLFMCLLCGKTFTQKGNLHRHMRVHAGIKPFQCKICGKTFSQKCSLQDHLNLHSGDKPHKCNYCDMVFAHKPVLRKHLKQLHGKNSFDNANERNVQDLTVDFDSFACTTVTDSKGCQPQPDATQVLDAGKLAQAVLNLRNDSTCVN; this is encoded by the coding sequence ATGTCTGAAAGATCAGATCTCCTTCACTTCAAGTTTGAAAATTATGGAGATTCAATGttacaaaaaatgaacaaattaagagaagagaataaattttGTGATGTTACAGTTCTCATAGATGATATTGAGGTACAGGGGCATAAAATTGTGTTTGCTGCAGGTTCCCCCTTCCTAAGAGACCAGTTTTTACTGAATGATTCCAGAGAGGTGAAAATCTCCATATTGCAGAGTTCCGAAGTGGGGAGACAATTGCTCTTATCCTGTTATAGTGGTGTGCTGGAATTCCCTGAGATGGAACTGGTCAATTACTTGACTGCTGCAAGTTTTCTTCAGATGAGCCACATTGTAGAACGGTGCACGCAGGCCTTGTGGAAGTTTATAAAGCCAAAACAACCAATGGATAGTAAAGAGGGATGTGAACCGCAGAGTGCTTCTCCCCAGTCAAAAGAACAGCAGGGAGATGCCAGCGGCTCCCCAAAACAGGATTCACCTTGTATTCATCCATCTGAAGACAGTATGGATATGGAGGACAGTGATATTCAGATTGTTAAGGTAGAATCTATTGGGGATGTGTCCGAGGTTAGAAGTAAAAAAGATCAGAACCAGTTTATTTCTTCTGAACCCACTGCTTTACATTCATCAGAGCCCCAGCATTCCCTGATAAAttcaactgtggaaaacagagtAAGTGAAATAGAACAAAACCATCTCCACAATTATGCCCTCTCTTACGCAGGCAGTGATAATATCATCATGGCCTCAAAAGATGTCTTTGGGCCTAATATTCGAGGTGTAGACAAAGGCCTACAGTGGCATCACCAGTGCCCAAAGTGTACCAGGGTGTTTCGCCACCTGGAGAACTAcgccaaccatttaaaaatgcacaaactCTTTATGTGTCTACTCTGCGGCAAGACTTTCACTCAGAAAGGCAACCTTCATCgacacatgcgtgtgcatgccGGCATTAAACCTTTCCAGTGTAAGATCTGTGGGAAAACCTTTTCTCAGAAGTGTTCCTTACAGGATCATCTTAACCTTCACAGTGGAGATAAGCCCCATAAGTGTAACTATTGTGACATGGTTTTTGCACATAAGCCAGTTTTGAGGAAACATCTTAAACAGCTGCATGGCAAAAACAGCTTTGATAATGCCAATGAAAGAAATGTGCAAGACCTCACAGTGGATtttgattcttttgcatgtacaACAGTCACAGACTCTAAAGGGTGTCAGCCACAGCCTGATGCAACACAGGTCCTGGATGCAGGTAAACTGGCCCAAGCTGTCTTGAACTTAAGAAATGATAGTACTTGTGTGAATTGA
- the ZBTB26 gene encoding zinc finger and BTB domain-containing protein 26 isoform X1, with product MHQAPSTMSKTWTLLQELVFFEPWSAKMSERSDLLHFKFENYGDSMLQKMNKLREENKFCDVTVLIDDIEVQGHKIVFAAGSPFLRDQFLLNDSREVKISILQSSEVGRQLLLSCYSGVLEFPEMELVNYLTAASFLQMSHIVERCTQALWKFIKPKQPMDSKEGCEPQSASPQSKEQQGDASGSPKQDSPCIHPSEDSMDMEDSDIQIVKVESIGDVSEVRSKKDQNQFISSEPTALHSSEPQHSLINSTVENRVSEIEQNHLHNYALSYAGSDNIIMASKDVFGPNIRGVDKGLQWHHQCPKCTRVFRHLENYANHLKMHKLFMCLLCGKTFTQKGNLHRHMRVHAGIKPFQCKICGKTFSQKCSLQDHLNLHSGDKPHKCNYCDMVFAHKPVLRKHLKQLHGKNSFDNANERNVQDLTVDFDSFACTTVTDSKGCQPQPDATQVLDAGKLAQAVLNLRNDSTCVN from the exons ATGCACCAGGCACCGAGCACTATGAGTAAGACCTGGACTCTGCTTCAGGAGCTGGTGTTCTTTGAGCCTTG gTCTGCCAAAATGTCTGAAAGATCAGATCTCCTTCACTTCAAGTTTGAAAATTATGGAGATTCAATGttacaaaaaatgaacaaattaagagaagagaataaattttGTGATGTTACAGTTCTCATAGATGATATTGAGGTACAGGGGCATAAAATTGTGTTTGCTGCAGGTTCCCCCTTCCTAAGAGACCAGTTTTTACTGAATGATTCCAGAGAGGTGAAAATCTCCATATTGCAGAGTTCCGAAGTGGGGAGACAATTGCTCTTATCCTGTTATAGTGGTGTGCTGGAATTCCCTGAGATGGAACTGGTCAATTACTTGACTGCTGCAAGTTTTCTTCAGATGAGCCACATTGTAGAACGGTGCACGCAGGCCTTGTGGAAGTTTATAAAGCCAAAACAACCAATGGATAGTAAAGAGGGATGTGAACCGCAGAGTGCTTCTCCCCAGTCAAAAGAACAGCAGGGAGATGCCAGCGGCTCCCCAAAACAGGATTCACCTTGTATTCATCCATCTGAAGACAGTATGGATATGGAGGACAGTGATATTCAGATTGTTAAGGTAGAATCTATTGGGGATGTGTCCGAGGTTAGAAGTAAAAAAGATCAGAACCAGTTTATTTCTTCTGAACCCACTGCTTTACATTCATCAGAGCCCCAGCATTCCCTGATAAAttcaactgtggaaaacagagtAAGTGAAATAGAACAAAACCATCTCCACAATTATGCCCTCTCTTACGCAGGCAGTGATAATATCATCATGGCCTCAAAAGATGTCTTTGGGCCTAATATTCGAGGTGTAGACAAAGGCCTACAGTGGCATCACCAGTGCCCAAAGTGTACCAGGGTGTTTCGCCACCTGGAGAACTAcgccaaccatttaaaaatgcacaaactCTTTATGTGTCTACTCTGCGGCAAGACTTTCACTCAGAAAGGCAACCTTCATCgacacatgcgtgtgcatgccGGCATTAAACCTTTCCAGTGTAAGATCTGTGGGAAAACCTTTTCTCAGAAGTGTTCCTTACAGGATCATCTTAACCTTCACAGTGGAGATAAGCCCCATAAGTGTAACTATTGTGACATGGTTTTTGCACATAAGCCAGTTTTGAGGAAACATCTTAAACAGCTGCATGGCAAAAACAGCTTTGATAATGCCAATGAAAGAAATGTGCAAGACCTCACAGTGGATtttgattcttttgcatgtacaACAGTCACAGACTCTAAAGGGTGTCAGCCACAGCCTGATGCAACACAGGTCCTGGATGCAGGTAAACTGGCCCAAGCTGTCTTGAACTTAAGAAATGATAGTACTTGTGTGAATTGA